The following proteins come from a genomic window of Synechococcus sp. BIOS-E4-1:
- a CDS encoding dienelactone hydrolase family protein has product MDKPAPIVIVIPDYHGFTPYVQAEARWLSEMGFVGYCIDIYGEQAMPKLSEDAAKKVMPLFNNRAETLARTHAALTHACSLQGVDSTRSGVIGFSSGGLFALDMARRIKGIRAVASIWGVALPWELKPAPMIESNVDGASLLLIHGTKDVFNPMESNMNMIRELDEAGTDYQLILLGGKKHAFSLKTEDNLEVIGGEEPQALLYDEVADQRAHHYLKHFFSEAFENSSKQES; this is encoded by the coding sequence TTGGATAAGCCTGCCCCGATTGTGATTGTTATTCCTGATTATCATGGATTCACTCCATATGTTCAGGCAGAAGCGAGATGGTTGAGCGAGATGGGATTTGTTGGATATTGCATTGATATTTATGGTGAACAAGCGATGCCAAAGTTATCAGAGGATGCAGCGAAGAAGGTCATGCCTCTGTTCAATAATCGTGCAGAGACTCTTGCGCGCACGCACGCTGCGCTGACGCACGCCTGCTCTCTGCAAGGAGTTGATTCGACCAGATCGGGTGTGATCGGCTTTTCCAGTGGAGGCCTGTTTGCTCTTGACATGGCACGTCGGATCAAGGGCATTCGAGCTGTTGCTTCCATTTGGGGAGTCGCCCTGCCATGGGAGCTCAAGCCAGCACCGATGATTGAATCCAATGTTGACGGAGCAAGTTTGCTGCTCATTCACGGAACCAAGGATGTCTTTAATCCTATGGAGTCAAATATGAATATGATCCGAGAGCTGGATGAAGCAGGAACTGATTATCAGCTCATACTTCTGGGAGGCAAAAAGCATGCCTTCAGTTTGAAAACCGAGGATAATTTAGAGGTGATTGGCGGAGAGGAGCCTCAGGCACTTCTTTATGATGAGGTGGCTGATCAACGTGCACATCACTATCTAAAACACTTTTTTTCAGAAGCTTTTGAGAACAGTTCCAAGCAGGAATCATGA
- a CDS encoding DUF4326 domain-containing protein produces the protein MPERFKITSPLMKTPPNGKRVCRPYKWGNRITVAEAGSNQAACDWFLEHQCTEEFRAAARRELKGLDLGCYCDLDQPCHADILLKIANS, from the coding sequence ATGCCGGAGCGATTCAAGATCACGTCTCCGCTGATGAAGACACCACCAAACGGGAAACGGGTTTGCCGTCCGTACAAGTGGGGCAATCGCATCACCGTCGCAGAAGCGGGCAGCAATCAGGCCGCTTGCGATTGGTTCCTGGAGCACCAATGCACTGAAGAGTTTCGCGCTGCTGCCCGCAGAGAACTGAAGGGTCTGGATCTCGGTTGCTACTGCGACCTGGATCAGCCCTGCCACGCCGACATCCTCCTCAAAATCGCCAACAGCTAA
- a CDS encoding primase-like DNA-binding domain-containing protein — protein MLADTAKPQITIPSAAELDQMLNQPLITDEFNKQLELLGIGDHEELVLVNWKQGSCSHQKLRPSNPDVAIQFIQDHGFGFIPGRPLPQPADWDENPATLIWVPEWQDIEGKRIFGAKDSHIARCPALMADCDGGIELAEAKRILQAVGMPEATFTVETGQRGFHFYWTYSSRQSPAAHKALMLRLIQAVKAHPAFGIDTSLHNAARVMRAAGSLHPVTKKRCRIVEQTGTFYSVAELDSILPAYEQKTSEWTPREGLDPAEQSQQTTEARELLQHITATPDSKTLNEVGVSGYDWWLKTGMACEALGLDVGEWDEWSAGNTDPDHGYEDGVCHAKWGSFDGMTSNPMAWLQTAAQASGCVWHEHLKGFKASPEAKAATAKAVAEAQARWDHKFDFEMGEEETAELKVQQAFELKLQSEGSHLIYLNGVLRKYDPQQGYYVPYSETLLKQEISKLLSRIYTWKPKQQGGEVVMVKSKKFGTTPMVTRCCQWVGTQAYVDAKTFTPATAIAFKNCTLLKIGDTWHQRPHDKNYRLTFGIDHDYVPCDECPPWTKEFIRTSFGLQLLEVWRALFAYHADPTYHCRIFLFVLGESGSGKGVALRLLQKMFPMELVSSLTNFNQLNNPEKRAQHAAKSHLITFPDLQGRQEDAGCLYPFADYGQVLTARDIFSKGTIAFTFRGRITLASTQLPHLKDANTGFKRRVLVVRTLDTRLPSDLIPTDPTQADIWEDRLEAELGQLIGWALAMPAADVAAVLAKQHPELQRTAKDITAQMDTLHAWVDQCLEPAPADEVPDELEIYQCYSTFIEMYGQRNALALQNFKNRLKQIVPHLHRKRSGKGENRVPAHFFGFRLIPELWTKDGGAFKEDAWGTQVNGWIHRSKLSEGQLELLESHTPE, from the coding sequence ATGTTGGCAGATACAGCAAAACCTCAGATCACCATCCCCTCTGCTGCTGAACTTGATCAGATGCTTAATCAGCCTCTGATCACCGACGAGTTCAACAAGCAGCTGGAATTGCTCGGCATTGGTGATCACGAAGAGCTTGTTCTAGTGAACTGGAAACAGGGATCCTGCAGTCACCAGAAGCTCAGGCCATCCAATCCAGATGTCGCCATCCAATTCATCCAGGATCACGGCTTCGGATTCATCCCCGGCAGACCACTGCCGCAGCCTGCTGATTGGGATGAAAATCCCGCCACCCTGATCTGGGTTCCTGAGTGGCAGGACATCGAAGGTAAAAGGATCTTCGGTGCCAAGGATTCCCACATCGCACGATGCCCAGCACTGATGGCCGACTGTGATGGCGGCATCGAACTCGCTGAAGCAAAGCGGATCTTGCAGGCAGTGGGGATGCCAGAAGCCACATTCACAGTGGAGACCGGGCAGCGTGGATTCCACTTCTACTGGACATACTCCAGCCGCCAGTCCCCAGCAGCTCACAAGGCACTGATGCTGCGGCTGATCCAGGCCGTTAAGGCCCACCCAGCCTTCGGCATCGACACCAGCCTGCACAATGCCGCCCGCGTCATGCGTGCAGCAGGGTCATTACACCCGGTCACAAAGAAGCGCTGCCGGATCGTCGAGCAGACCGGCACTTTCTATTCAGTCGCGGAGCTCGATTCCATCCTTCCGGCCTACGAACAGAAAACCAGCGAATGGACGCCCCGCGAAGGACTAGACCCTGCTGAGCAGTCGCAGCAAACAACAGAAGCCCGCGAACTGCTCCAGCACATCACTGCCACACCTGACTCAAAAACCCTCAATGAGGTTGGAGTCAGCGGCTACGACTGGTGGCTCAAAACCGGAATGGCCTGCGAAGCACTTGGCCTTGACGTTGGCGAGTGGGATGAGTGGTCTGCTGGCAACACTGACCCTGATCACGGTTACGAGGATGGGGTTTGCCACGCGAAGTGGGGCAGCTTCGACGGCATGACCAGCAATCCCATGGCCTGGCTGCAGACAGCAGCACAGGCATCGGGTTGCGTCTGGCACGAACACCTCAAAGGCTTCAAAGCCAGCCCTGAAGCCAAAGCGGCCACCGCCAAAGCGGTTGCTGAAGCACAAGCCCGCTGGGATCACAAATTCGATTTTGAAATGGGTGAAGAGGAAACCGCTGAGCTCAAGGTTCAGCAAGCGTTTGAGCTCAAGCTGCAGTCGGAAGGCTCACACCTGATCTATCTCAACGGTGTTCTCCGCAAGTACGACCCACAGCAGGGCTATTACGTGCCCTACTCAGAAACCTTGCTGAAACAGGAGATCAGCAAGCTGCTTAGTCGCATCTACACCTGGAAACCAAAGCAGCAGGGCGGCGAGGTGGTCATGGTGAAGAGCAAAAAATTTGGCACCACGCCGATGGTCACTCGCTGTTGCCAGTGGGTCGGCACACAGGCTTACGTCGATGCGAAAACCTTCACGCCCGCCACGGCCATTGCATTCAAAAACTGCACGCTGCTGAAGATTGGCGACACCTGGCATCAGCGCCCGCACGACAAGAATTACAGGCTCACCTTCGGCATCGATCACGACTATGTGCCGTGTGATGAGTGCCCACCATGGACGAAAGAGTTCATCCGCACATCATTCGGCCTACAGCTGCTGGAGGTGTGGCGAGCGCTGTTCGCGTATCACGCTGATCCGACCTACCACTGTCGGATCTTTCTGTTCGTGCTGGGTGAGTCCGGCAGCGGCAAGGGTGTTGCATTGCGCCTGCTGCAAAAGATGTTCCCCATGGAGCTCGTCTCAAGCCTGACGAACTTCAATCAGCTGAACAATCCTGAGAAACGAGCCCAGCACGCTGCCAAGAGCCACCTCATCACATTCCCCGATCTGCAAGGGCGACAGGAGGATGCGGGTTGCCTCTATCCCTTTGCGGATTACGGCCAGGTGCTGACCGCTCGGGACATCTTCAGCAAGGGCACCATCGCCTTCACCTTCAGAGGCCGGATCACCCTGGCCAGCACGCAGCTCCCTCACCTGAAGGATGCGAACACTGGTTTCAAGCGTCGGGTTCTGGTGGTGCGAACACTCGACACCAGACTGCCCTCCGATCTGATCCCCACTGATCCCACTCAGGCCGACATCTGGGAAGACCGCCTGGAAGCAGAGCTCGGGCAACTGATCGGCTGGGCACTCGCCATGCCCGCTGCTGATGTCGCAGCAGTGTTGGCGAAACAGCACCCCGAACTGCAGCGGACAGCGAAGGACATCACCGCTCAGATGGACACGCTGCACGCTTGGGTTGATCAATGCCTGGAACCAGCACCTGCAGATGAGGTGCCCGACGAATTGGAGATCTACCAGTGCTACTCGACGTTCATCGAGATGTATGGCCAGCGGAATGCGCTCGCTCTGCAGAACTTCAAAAACCGTCTGAAGCAGATCGTTCCCCACCTGCACCGCAAGCGCAGCGGCAAGGGTGAAAATCGAGTTCCAGCACACTTCTTTGGTTTCCGTCTGATCCCTGAGCTCTGGACAAAGGACGGTGGGGCTTTCAAAGAGGACGCCTGGGGCACGCAGGTGAACGGTTGGATCCACCGCTCAAAACTTTCCGAAGGACAACTAGAGCTGCTTGAAAGCCACACCCCCGAATAA
- a CDS encoding YccF domain-containing protein: protein MLSSLLNILWIVLGGLMMALGWWLAGVICAITVVGLPWARSCFVIGGFSLWPFGQEAVNRRELRGRDDLGTGSLGLIGNVLWFLVAGWWLAIGHLTSALACFVTIVGIPFGIQHMKLALIALAPVGMTVVPVRKL, encoded by the coding sequence ATGCTGAGTTCCTTGCTCAACATTCTCTGGATCGTGCTCGGCGGTCTGATGATGGCTCTTGGCTGGTGGCTGGCCGGAGTGATCTGCGCGATCACGGTGGTGGGGCTGCCCTGGGCACGCTCCTGCTTCGTGATCGGAGGTTTCTCACTCTGGCCCTTCGGCCAGGAAGCCGTGAACCGCAGGGAGCTGCGCGGCCGCGATGATCTGGGCACCGGATCACTGGGGTTGATCGGCAACGTTCTCTGGTTTCTGGTGGCGGGATGGTGGCTGGCGATCGGCCATCTGACCTCCGCCCTGGCCTGTTTTGTGACGATCGTGGGCATCCCCTTCGGAATTCAGCACATGAAGCTGGCCCTGATTGCCCTGGCACCGGTGGGAATGACCGTTGTGCCGGTCCGCAAGCTTTGA
- a CDS encoding helix-turn-helix domain-containing protein, translating to MSESATALLIAKVEQLTADVQTLLQRVPSHERKWISPTELAQRANVSVRTVQNWRESGVIKPENFRPGGRSFEFHVRALDDIDARRG from the coding sequence ATGAGTGAAAGTGCAACAGCGTTGCTGATCGCCAAGGTCGAGCAACTGACTGCTGATGTTCAGACCCTGCTCCAGCGGGTGCCGAGTCATGAACGCAAATGGATCAGCCCCACTGAGCTGGCACAACGTGCGAACGTCTCGGTTCGCACGGTCCAGAACTGGCGCGAGTCAGGTGTGATCAAACCCGAGAACTTCCGCCCTGGTGGTCGCAGTTTCGAGTTTCACGTTCGTGCCTTGGATGACATCGATGCGAGGCGGGGCTGA
- a CDS encoding DUF805 domain-containing protein — MTKEKPSFFSFDGEMGRIDYWGSAIFRSFIGGLIFFVCFALIFRGYFSSSYEELSTAITQWSSDHAVRVWLLAEILYIFLLLPITWRRWRDLGPRLKKNWLYISVVSSLMPGYEVFPFVGMQSLIITLGILAIYPNFKLFFWPGKQYASLRHSKQP; from the coding sequence ATGACCAAAGAAAAGCCTTCTTTCTTCTCTTTTGATGGAGAGATGGGTCGCATTGATTACTGGGGTAGCGCCATCTTCAGGTCATTCATTGGCGGACTGATTTTCTTCGTTTGTTTTGCCTTGATTTTCAGAGGTTACTTCAGCAGCTCTTACGAGGAGTTATCGACAGCAATTACACAATGGAGTTCAGATCACGCCGTCAGAGTGTGGCTGCTGGCTGAGATTCTGTACATCTTTCTCTTGCTGCCGATCACCTGGAGACGATGGAGAGATCTGGGGCCACGCTTAAAGAAAAACTGGCTCTACATTTCCGTGGTGAGCAGCCTGATGCCTGGGTATGAGGTGTTTCCCTTTGTTGGCATGCAGTCACTGATCATCACCCTTGGCATCCTGGCGATTTATCCAAACTTCAAACTGTTCTTCTGGCCCGGTAAGCAATACGCAAGCCTGCGCCACAGCAAACAGCCTTGA
- a CDS encoding Nif11-like leader peptide family natural product precursor: MTASPVQQFLERLGRDPLLQVKVQAAVTADEVARLAQELGYVVSGSDLLMLSGRSAAGVRVTRVDHPGEYPGRYY; encoded by the coding sequence ATGACGGCATCACCCGTTCAGCAGTTTCTCGAGCGTCTGGGCCGTGATCCGCTCCTGCAGGTCAAGGTCCAGGCGGCGGTTACCGCCGACGAGGTGGCCCGGCTGGCCCAGGAGCTCGGTTATGTCGTCTCCGGCAGCGACCTTCTGATGTTGTCTGGCCGCAGTGCGGCTGGGGTTCGCGTCACACGGGTGGATCACCCCGGTGAATATCCAGGTCGTTACTACTGA